One Sulfitobacter sp. M39 genomic window, CGACACACCAAGGCCCTGACGGACAACGGGAATGTCATTGACGCCCATGTAGACGCGGCGACCGGGCTTGGAAACCCGCTTCAGCTCACGAATAACAGGTTCGCCCTCGTAGTACTTGAGGCTGATTTCAATCGCGGGGTGGCCATTGGCGCCCGTTGTTGCTTCATAGCCACGGATGTAGCCTTCGTCTGCAAGCACGTCCAGTACCCATGCACGCAGCTTGGAAGCAGGTGTCATGACAGTGGATTTGCCGCGCAGCGAAGAGTTACGGATGCGTGTCAGCATATCTGCGATAGGATCGTTCATCTGATGCGCTCCTTACCAGCTCGACTTGACCATGCCGGGGATTTGGCCCGAAGAGCCAAGGTCCCGCAGCGCGATCCGCGAAATTTTCAGTTTACGGTAGTAAGCGTGTGGACGGCCTGTCAGCTGGCAGCGGTTGTGCAGACGCACAGCGCTGGAGTTGCGAGGCAGTTTCGCCAGCTTCAGGGAGGCGCGGAAACGCTCTTCCATCGGCTTGGATTCGTCGCTTACGATCTCTTTCAAGGCAGCGCGCTTGGCAGCGTACTTCTTGACCAGTGCTTCGCGCTTCTTTTCGCGCTCGATCATGGATTTCTTAGCCATATCTAAATCCTCCCCGCGCTTACGATGTGAAGGGCATGTTGAACGCTTTCAACAGTGCCTTCGCTTCAGCGTCGGTTTTCGCCGTGGTGGCGATCACGATGTCCATTCCCCAAGTCTCATCAACTTTATCAAAGTCGATTTCGGGGAACACGATGTGCTCTTTCAAGCCCATGGCGTAGTTGCCACGGCCGTCAAAGCTGTTGCCGTTGATGCCGCGGAAGTCGCGGATACGAGGCATAGCGATCGTGATCAGACGATCCAGGAATTCGTACATACGTTCGCCACGCAGGGTCACTTTCGCACCCAAAGGCATGTCTTCACGTACGCGGAAACCAGCGATGGATTTCTTGGCAACAGTTGTCAGCGCTTTTTGGCCGGCGATTGTTGTCAGGTCTTCCTGTGCGGATTTTGCTTTCTTGCTGTCACGGACAGCTTCAGCACCACAGCCGATGTTCAGAACGATTTTATCCAGACGCGGGATCTGCATTTCGTTCTTGTAACCGAACTCTTCCTTCAGAGCAGCGCGGATTTTGTCCGCGTATTCGCCCTTCAGGCGGGGTGTGTATGTTGCGTTATCAAGCATCGATCACGTCCCCCGTGGTTTTTGCAAAGCGCACTTTCTTGTCGCCTTCGACTTTAAAGCCAACGCGGGTTGCTTTGCCGTTGGCATCAACCAGCGCCAGGTTGCTCAGATCGATGGGCATCGCTTTGGGAATACGGCCGCCTTGCGACGTCTGGGACTGACGCGTGGCGCGGATTGCCATGTTGATACCATCTACGATTGCTTTGTTGGCCTTTGGGTCAACGGACGAGATGGAACCCGTCTTGCCCTTGTCCTTGCCAGCAAGCACGATGACTTTGTCACCTTTGCGAAGTTTAGCAGCCATTACAGCACCTCCGGCGCAAGCGAGATAATCTTCATGAAGTTTTTGGCGCGCAGCTCACGAACAACTGGCCCGAAGATACGTGTACCTACAGGTTCATTCGAGTTGTTCAGGATGACGGCGGCGTTACGATCGAAACGGATGGCTGTGCCATCTTCACGACGAACTTCCTTGGCAGTGCGAACGACAACGGCTTTACGCACGTCACCTTTTTTCACACGACCGCGAGGGATGGCTTCCTTGACCGACACGACAATGATGTCGCCGACGGATGCGTATTTACGCTTGGAACCACCCAATACCTTGATGCACTGAACACGGCGCGCGCCGCTGTTGTCAGCAACATCCAGGTTGGTCTGCATCTGGATCATTTGGTTTCTCCCGACCTTCTGGGGGGCGA contains:
- the rpsH gene encoding 30S ribosomal protein S8 — protein: MNDPIADMLTRIRNSSLRGKSTVMTPASKLRAWVLDVLADEGYIRGYEATTGANGHPAIEISLKYYEGEPVIRELKRVSKPGRRVYMGVNDIPVVRQGLGVSIVSTPKGVMSDQNARSQNVGGEVLCTVF
- the rpsN gene encoding 30S ribosomal protein S14, which translates into the protein MAKKSMIEREKKREALVKKYAAKRAALKEIVSDESKPMEERFRASLKLAKLPRNSSAVRLHNRCQLTGRPHAYYRKLKISRIALRDLGSSGQIPGMVKSSW
- the rplE gene encoding 50S ribosomal protein L5, with the translated sequence MLDNATYTPRLKGEYADKIRAALKEEFGYKNEMQIPRLDKIVLNIGCGAEAVRDSKKAKSAQEDLTTIAGQKALTTVAKKSIAGFRVREDMPLGAKVTLRGERMYEFLDRLITIAMPRIRDFRGINGNSFDGRGNYAMGLKEHIVFPEIDFDKVDETWGMDIVIATTAKTDAEAKALLKAFNMPFTS
- the rplX gene encoding 50S ribosomal protein L24, with translation MAAKLRKGDKVIVLAGKDKGKTGSISSVDPKANKAIVDGINMAIRATRQSQTSQGGRIPKAMPIDLSNLALVDANGKATRVGFKVEGDKKVRFAKTTGDVIDA
- the rplN gene encoding 50S ribosomal protein L14, which gives rise to MIQMQTNLDVADNSGARRVQCIKVLGGSKRKYASVGDIIVVSVKEAIPRGRVKKGDVRKAVVVRTAKEVRREDGTAIRFDRNAAVILNNSNEPVGTRIFGPVVRELRAKNFMKIISLAPEVL